A genomic region of Alnus glutinosa chromosome 11, dhAlnGlut1.1, whole genome shotgun sequence contains the following coding sequences:
- the LOC133882095 gene encoding uncharacterized protein LOC133882095, with protein MAEQVQETSLQVVNKNTRLGETDVQDCRLWHHLIFCQEIENDDQKQALCWLCNEPASGSPAYKCLKCNFRQHKSCIDRPHGVDLEIEHKYWWKRHHLMFIAIDITIHVVCSGCKEPVFGPAYKCSIPECAFLLHKSCGELSNAIQHPIHPDHTLLLQEPSAGDDCSLCHKNCSGSFFYRCRLCSFNLDVVCASRWRTNADDCLKHALVPLRKGIQFTCESCGEKAMDGGYMCSECRVLIHGKCDLFPHTINTKTHDHSLVRTYSLVCQVEKQDNVFCKLCYKKVKTKYAAYFCRDCGYVAHLECAKQHQSSSGASNSVDYLTHLVHLVEGISLVEDQKVSLQEINHFSHPQHNLILGDEKLLDDMRCEGVHAYDL; from the coding sequence ATCTTCTGCCAAGAGATCGAAAACGATGACCAGAAACAAGCTCTTTGCTGGCTGTGCAACGAACCAGCATCGGGAAGTCCCGCCTACAAATGCTTGAAATGCAACTTCCGCCAACATAAATCATGCATTGACAGACCACACGGCGTAGATCTTGAAATCGAACATAAATATTGGTGGAAACGACATCACTTGATGTTCATAGCCATAGACATCACAATTCACGTTGTTTGCTCAGGATGCAAGGAACCAGTATTCGGTCCCGCGTATAAATGCTCCATACCCGAATGCGCCTTCCTTCTCCACAAATCGTGCGGCGAACTATCCAACGCGATCCAGCACCCTATCCACCCAGACCACACCCTTCTTCTCCAAGAGCCATCAGCGGGTGATGACTGTTCTCTTTGCCACAAAAATTGCAGCGGGTCCTTCTTTTACCGTTGCCGCCTCTGTTCTTTCAACCTCGACGTCGTATGTGCTTCGCGCTGGAGAACCAACGCCGACGATTGCCTCAAACACGCACTTGTCCCCTTGCGGAAGGGGATACAGTTCACTTGCGAATCTTGTGGCGAGAAAGCCATGGATGGCGGCTACATGTGTAGCGAATGTCGAGTCTTGATTCATGGTAAGTGTGATCTATTTCCACACACCATCAACACTAAGACACATGATCACTCTCTCGTTCGCACCTATTCTCTAGTTTGTCAAGTCGAGAAACAGGACAACGTGTTCTGTAAACTGTGTTATAAAAAGGTGAAAACAAAGTATGCAGCTTACTTTTGCCGGGATTGTGGCTATGTTGCACATTTGGAATGTGCAAAACAGCACCAAAGCTCTAGTGGAGCCAGTAATTCCGTTGACTACTTAACTCATTTGGTTCATTTGGTTGAGGGAATCAGTCTAGTGGAAGACCAAAAGGTTAGTCTTCAGGAGATCAATCATTTCAGTCATCCACAACATAACTTAATCCTCGGCGATGAAAAGCTCTTAGACGACATGCGTTGTGAGGGGGTGCATGCATATGATCTTTGA